Proteins from one Drosophila gunungcola strain Sukarami chromosome 3R, Dgunungcola_SK_2, whole genome shotgun sequence genomic window:
- the LOC128252920 gene encoding LOW QUALITY PROTEIN: ER membrane protein complex subunit 1 (The sequence of the model RefSeq protein was modified relative to this genomic sequence to represent the inferred CDS: inserted 1 base in 1 codon): MQEKWLLTGLSVALLLLGTCSALYEDQIKKFDWRGVNVGALKQSRVDLNHFQPRILVSTHEGVVASLCVKTGELVWRQVLEQKPRGDIKLLQVSGFSDDSSDTAAAPMGSNLGFDMLTVQGHAPALVRGWNTNMGALEWEWSMMPLNTERAQEALWFYSRSVLYHVLPAWRSHLEVTAYFASSGHSTGSTSKLMASWISPESCSLSGTFYVCVDGKQLISLDLVSKSGQVIRTSLEAEPKGSLKAMAGLNGVVIVDGNLISVNKDQSVCPGLQASSYTVGSFNYRKILAYSDLAFGIVKINAVYLDNCEPVTEIEQSLPFPAHFGSPELSNFDCKQKRNGEGKSCLFLFSTSSESIVAVQQGRIRWSREEALANVIDSQFVDLPLADTEGTLESEMKGKAGDFTSFERDIVSAFLRRITTQAVQIRSLFLHVIGLGPPPTDTQRAGLVRDSFGLHKMLVLLTRAGKIFGIDNISGKHHWQLYLPNVSGFDNDEQMRLIVQRSAKHFPLQPLCTILGKDAVNGNGVLYRFNPITGKAAEGGLIQLDYKIKQLSLLGETEKDFVKGILLLDSSNKVHVYPQHATPLADGMYLYTADVRTAELAGYFVKYAGGKLSSTHVWNARLGGHNSEQQIIGVSGKNPIEHVHSQGRVLGDRSVLYKYINPNLVAFVTQAPDATHKSVLNLYLVDVVSGSVVFTITHRKVRAPXSIVHSENWLAYSYFNEKVRRTEITTIELYEGKTQANNSVWSSLQAPPMPLVERQSYILPTIVETLRETITERGITNKHVLIGTASGSIVEMPWHLLDPRRPIASTTQGREEGAIPYIPELPLPTESHINYNQTVARLRNIYTAPSGLESTCLVVATGLDLFVTRVAPSKTFDLLKEDFDYILISIVLVALTSGSLIVKHLASRKLLKQAWK, encoded by the exons ATGCAGGAGAAGTGGTTACTAACCGGCCTTTCGGTGGCGCTTCTGCTATTGGGCACCTGCTCGGCCCTGTACGAAGACCAGATTAAGAAGTTTGACTG GCGAGGCGTGAATGTGGGCGCGTTGAAGCAATCCCGGGTGGACCTGAACCACTTCCAGCCGCGGATTCTGGTCAGCACCCATGAGGGAGTGGTGGCCAGCTTGTGCGTAAAGACCGGCGAGCTGGTGTGGCGCCAGGTGCTGGAGCAAAAGCCGCGCGGCGACATCAAGCTACTGCAAGTGAGTGGATTTTCTGACGACAGCAGCGACACGGCCGCCGCTCCGATGGGCAGCAACCTTGGCTTCGACATGCTCACCGTACAGGGACATGCGCCTGCTCTAGTGCGTGGCTGGAACACCAACATGGGCGCCCTCGAGTGGGAGTGGTCCATGATGCCGCTGAACACTGAGCGGGCTCAGGAGGCGCTGTGGTTCTACAGCAGATCCGTGCTCTACCACGTGCTGCCCGCCTGGCGGAGCCACCTGGAGGTCACCGCCTATTTCGCCAGCTCGGGCCACAGCACTGGCAGCACCAGCAAGTTGATGGCCTCCTGGATCAGTCCGGAGAGCTGCTCACTCAGCGGCACCTTCTACGTCTGTGTGGACGGCAAGCAGTTAATCAGCCTGGATCTGGTGTCCAAGAGCGGTCAGGTGATCCGGACTTCGCTCGAGGCGGAGCCCAAGGGAAGCCTCAAAGCCATGGCG GGACTCAACGGTGTTGTGATTGTTGATGGCAATCTTATCAGTGTCAACAAGGACCAATCTGTATGCCCTGGACTGCAAGCATCCAGCTACACCGTGGGCAGCTTTAACTACCGCAAGATCTTGGCGTATTCAGATCTTGCTTTTGGG attGTCAAGATCAATGCCGTGTATCTGGATAACTGCGAGCCGGTGACTGAAATAGAGCAGAGTTTGCCTTTCCCCGCGCACTTCGGAAGTCCAGAGCTTAGCAACTTCGACTGCAAACAGAAGCGCAATGGCGAGGGCAAGAGTTGCCTTTTCCTGTTCAGCACCAGTTCCGAATCTATTGTGGCCGTCCAGCAAGGACGCATCCGTTGGTCGCGTGAGGAGGCGCTGGCCAATGTAATCGACTCGCAATTTGTGGATCTGCCTCTTGCCGATACCGAGGGCACTCTGGAGAGCGAGATGAAGGGCAAGGCCG GGGATTTTACAAGTTTCGAAA GAGACATTGTCAGTGCTTTTTTGCGTCGCATCACCACACAAGCTGTTCAAATTAGAAGCTTGTTTCTTCATGTTATCGGTCTCGGTCCACCGCCCACGGACACTCAGCGTGCTGGCCTGGTCCGCGATTCCTTTGGCCTCCACAAGATGCTGGTTCTGCTAACGCGTGCTGGAAAGATTTTTGGGATTGACAACATCTCGGGAAAGCATCACTGGCAGCTTTATCTTCCCAATGTCAGTGGTTTTGACAACGACGAGCAGATGCGTTTGATTGTTCAGCGGTCGGCCAAACACTTTCCTCTTCAGCCTCTGTGTACTATTTTGGGCAAGGACGCT GTCAATGGCAATGGAGTGCTCTACCGTTTTAATCCCATTACTGGAAAAGCTGCGGAAGGCGGACTTATTCAGCTGGACTACAAAATCAAGCAGCTATCGTTGCTAGGTGAAACGGAAAAGGACTTTGTAAAGGGCATCCTGTTATTGGATTCATCAAACAAGGTTCATGTGTATCCCCAACATGCGACGCCTTTG GCCGATGGCATGTATCTGTACACAGCCGATGTAAGAACCGCGGAGTTGGCCGGCTACTTCGTCAAATATGCGGGCGGC AAATTGTCGAGCACGCATGTATGGAATGCCCGTCTGGGCGGCCATAACTCAGAGCAGCAGATTATCGGTGTTTCCGGCAAGAACCCCATCGAGCATGTTCACTCTCAGGGCCGTGTGTTGGGCGATCGATCGGTGCTATACAAGTACATCAACCCCAATTTAGTGGCCTTTGTTACACAGGCGCCAGATGCCACACACAAAT CCGTGCTCAACTTGTATCTCGTTGATGTGGTCTCCGGCTCAGTTGTTTTTACCATAACGCATCGCAAGGTGCGTGCTC TTAGCATTGTCCATTCAGAAAACTGGCTTGCCTACTCCTATTTCAATGAGAAAGTGCGACGCACAGAGATTA CGACCATTGAACTATACGAGGGCAAGACTCAGGCGAACAACAGCGTTTGGAGCTCCTTGCAGGCTCCACCCATGCCGCTTGTGGAGCGTCAGTCTTATATACTCCCCACAATTGTTGAGACTCTTAGGGAGACGATCACAGAGCGCGGCATTACCAACAAGCATGTGCTGA TCGGCACCGCCAGTGGTTCTATTGTCGAAATGCCGTGGCATTTGTTGGATCCTCGTCGCCCCATTGCATCCACCACTCAAGGACGTGAGGAAGGAGCCATTCCATACATACCCGAGTTGCCTTTGCCAACGGAGAGCCATATTAATTACAACCAGACGGTCGCCCGTCTGCGGAATATTTATACTGCGCCCAGTGGTCTGGAGAGTACCTGTTTAGTCGTTGCTACGGGCTTAG ATTTATTTGTTACACGTGTGGCGCCCTCGAAGACGTTCGATTTGTTAAAGGAAGACTTTGACTATATTCTTATTTCCATAGTGCTAGTCGCGCTCACATCGGGCTCGTTGATTGTTAAGCATTTAGCGTCGCGGAAATTGCTCAAGCAGGCGTGGAAATAA
- the LOC128252918 gene encoding transient receptor potential channel pyrexia isoform X1, whose amino-acid sequence MENLGYKEGSTKPRRMTRSISVVTKTEVEQPLTENNANNRFKSIPPNLMVRWRNNTDAMIEAQYPTAGEFEYMECGPSPPAESAPSMYDSFEEPTSELSVQICNDTLRISLIDQMKSGAGRIKLFEDIEQSNVVAEGIRKHFESASKLEKNLSYLWAAYLKRWDLIESLLEAGADLHFCDQNGISALHLSAFSGCLATLGLLVAKGLNVNLQSKCYTPLHCAAFGNAAEAAKLLINNGADISKDTNKPNCEESLLHCAVRSNALECLQIFIGEGADVNSLKPNGTNAIHLAADLGNLQCLEALLNAPNADANVRICIREKESTALHLAADEGNVECVDLLLAKGADAKLKNHRGFTPLHLAARTSSLDCVESLLKNGNADANAEDFDHRTPLHAAVGKSENAYDIMETLIQWGANVNHKDIYGFTALHLAALDGLVQCVEMLIFHGADVTTKSKKGTSALNVITRKTPASVAMIRQKLDAAITLHHSQDPVNREVELELDFRQLLQHCHPREISYLNTFVDEGQKEILEHPLCSSFLYIKWGKIRKYYIGRLIFCFSFVLFLTLYVLTALAHNCYNGSKNDNTTIPAQELCQKQSILGDMLRNNPFVMEMQWWVLVAITIVEIFRKLYGITGYSSFRHYVTQVENIMEWFVITSVFVISYIYTNKTYTFQNHIGAFAVLLGWTNLMLMIGQLPVFDVYVAMYTRVQGEFAKLFMAYSCMLIGFTISFCVIFPSSSSFANPFMGFITVLVMMIGEQDLSLLINDPEGKDPPFLLEVSAQITFVLFLLFVTIILMNLLVGIAVHDIQGLKKTAGLSKLVRQTKLISYIESALFNGYLPTWLRNLLHYTALVSPQAYRVVLCVKPLNPSEKRLPREILMKAYEVGKMRKHFGHTVSSKNSAENYLSYKNKYNNNNGAATGYLLPDADPDAGQFSTLTTKIDDNADRIEVLTQEIQELKQALISQQQQASKVIDKLLIVISNQQKQNLRK is encoded by the exons TTTTAAATCGATTCCACCCAACTTGATGGTGCGATGGCGGAACAACACTGACGCCATGATCGAAGCCCAGTATCCGACCGCTGGAGAATTCGAATACATGGAGTGTGGACCGTCGCCGCCGGCGGAGAGTGCGCCGAGCATGTACGATAGCTTCGAGGAACCGACCAGCGAACTAAGCGTCCAGATATGCAACGATACGCTGCGGATCAGCCTGATCGACCAGATGAAGAGTGGCGCTGGACGCATCAAGCTCTTCGAGGACATCGAGCAGAGTAATGTGGTGGCCGAGGGCATTCGGAAGCACTTTGAGTCGGCCTCGAAGCTGGAGAAGAATCTCAGCTACCTGTGGGCCGCCTACCTCAAGCGCTGGGATCTGATCGAGAGTCTGCTGGAGGCAGGAGCTGACCTCCACTTCTGCGATCAGAATGGTATCTCAGCCTTACATCTGAGTGCCTTCAGCGGCTGCTTGGCCACCTTGGGTCTCCTGGTGGCCAAGGGCTTGAATGTCAATCTCCAGTCCAAGTGCTACACGCCGCTGCATTGTGCAGCCTTTGGGAATGCAGCGGAGGCGGCTAAGCTACTGATCAACAATGGAGCAGACATATCCAAGGATACAAACAAACCAAATTGCGAGGAGAGTCTGCTGCACTGCGCCGTGCGATCCAACGCACTGGAGTGCCTGCAGATCTTCATTGGCGAAGGCGCCGATGTCAACTCGCTCAAACCAAATGGCACCAATGCCATTCACCTGGCTGCTGATCTGGGCAATCTCCAATGCCTGGAGGCCTTGTTAAATGCTCCCAATGCAGATGCCAATGTGCGTATCTGCATCCGTGAAAAAGAGTCCACAGCTTTGCATCTGGCGGCAGATGAGGGCAACGTGGAGTGTGTGGACCTACTCCTAGCCAAAGGTGCGGATGCCAAGCTAAAGAACCATCGAGGCTTTACTCCCCTTCACTTGGCAGCTAGGACCTCTAGTTTGGATTGCGTGGAGTCTCTTTTAAAGAACGGCAACGCCGACGCCAACGCCGAGGACTTCGATCATCGCACTCCTCTCCACGCGGCGGTGGGAAAATCCGAGAATGCCTACGACATCATGGAGACTCTTATCCAGTGGGGTGCCAATGTCAACCACAAGGACATCTATGGGTTTACGGCCCTCCACCTGGCGGCATTGGATGGACTGGTGCAGTGCGTCGAGATGCTGATATTCCACGGGGCGGATGTGACCACCAAATCGAAGAAGGGCACTTCTGCGCTGAACGTGATCACCAGGAAGACTCCGGCGTCAGTGGCCATGATCAGACAAAAGTTGGACGCAGCCATCACGTTGCATCACTCGCAG GACCCCGTAAACCGTGAGGTGGAGCTCGAGCTGGACTTCCGTCAACTGCTGCAGCACTGTCATCCTCGCGAGATCAGCTACCTGAACACGTTTGTCGACGAGGGTCAGAAGGAGATCCTGGAGCACCCGCTCTGCTCCTCGTTCTTGTACATCAAGTGGGGCAAGATCAGAAAGTACTACATCGGCAGGCTTATATTCTGCTTTAGCTTCGTGCTCTTTCTCACGCTCTACGTGCTGACAGCCTTGGCCCACAACTGCTACAATGGCAGCAAGAACGACAATACGACTATCCCGGCGCAGGAGCTGTGCCAGAAGCAATCCATCCTGGGAGACATGCTCAGGAACAACCCGTTCGTGATGGAAATGCAATGGTGGGTTCTGGTTGCAATCACTATAGTGGAGATATTTAGGAAGCTGTATGGCATTACGGGCTACTCCTCATTTCGGCACTATGTGACGCAAGTGGAAAACATTATGGAGTGGTTCGTGATCACCAGCGTGTTTGTTATATCCTATATATACACCAACAAGACGTACACGTTTCAAAATCACATCGGTGCCTTTGCGGTGCTGCTCGGCTGGACGAATCTGATGTTGATGATAGGTCAGCTGCCGGTCTTCGATGTCTATGTGGCCATGTATACGAGAGTCCAGGGCGAATTCGCCAAGCTATTTATGGCCTACTCCTGCATGCTGATTGGGTTCACCATCAGTTTCTGCGTTATCTttccgtcgtcgtcgtcatttGCCAATCCGTTCATGGGTTTCATAACAGTGCTGGTAATGATGATTGGGGAACAGGACTTGTCGCTGCTAATTAACGATCCCGAAGGCAAAGATCCGCCTTTCCTACTAGAAGTCAGTGCTCAAATAACCTTCGTCCTCTTTCTACTTTTTGTGACGATCATTCTGATGAACCTGCTGGTGGGCATTGCGGTGCATGACATCCAGGGACTAAAAAAGACAGCGGGATTATCCAAACTAGTGCGGCAGACCAAGCTGATCAGCTACATAGAGTCGGCGTTATTTAATGGCTACCTTCCCACCTGGCTGAGGAACCTGCTCCACTATACAGCTTTGGTGTCCCCCCAAGCTTACAGAGTGGTTCTGTGTGTCAAGCCGCTAAATCCTAGCGAAAAGCGGTTGCCCAGGGAAATCCTTATGAAGGCTTATGAAGTGGGAAAGATGCGCAAGCATTTCGGCCATACGGTGTCCTCCAAAAACTCAGCCGAAAACTATTTGTCGTACAAGAACAAgtataacaacaacaacggtgCAGCGACGGGATATCTTCTACCGGATGCGGACCCGGATGCTGGGCAGTTCAGCACATTGACCACCAAGATTGATGATAACGCTGATCGAATTGAGGTCCTCACCCAGGAGATCCAGGAGCTGAAGCAGGCGCTCATctcgcagcaacagcaggcgaGCAAAGTGATCGACAAGCTGCTGATTGTGATCTCCAATCAGCAGAAGCAGAATCTGCGAAAGTAG
- the LOC128252918 gene encoding transient receptor potential channel pyrexia isoform X2: MKLEIENSSLANWHHPWIWLQTVFKSIPPNLMVRWRNNTDAMIEAQYPTAGEFEYMECGPSPPAESAPSMYDSFEEPTSELSVQICNDTLRISLIDQMKSGAGRIKLFEDIEQSNVVAEGIRKHFESASKLEKNLSYLWAAYLKRWDLIESLLEAGADLHFCDQNGISALHLSAFSGCLATLGLLVAKGLNVNLQSKCYTPLHCAAFGNAAEAAKLLINNGADISKDTNKPNCEESLLHCAVRSNALECLQIFIGEGADVNSLKPNGTNAIHLAADLGNLQCLEALLNAPNADANVRICIREKESTALHLAADEGNVECVDLLLAKGADAKLKNHRGFTPLHLAARTSSLDCVESLLKNGNADANAEDFDHRTPLHAAVGKSENAYDIMETLIQWGANVNHKDIYGFTALHLAALDGLVQCVEMLIFHGADVTTKSKKGTSALNVITRKTPASVAMIRQKLDAAITLHHSQDPVNREVELELDFRQLLQHCHPREISYLNTFVDEGQKEILEHPLCSSFLYIKWGKIRKYYIGRLIFCFSFVLFLTLYVLTALAHNCYNGSKNDNTTIPAQELCQKQSILGDMLRNNPFVMEMQWWVLVAITIVEIFRKLYGITGYSSFRHYVTQVENIMEWFVITSVFVISYIYTNKTYTFQNHIGAFAVLLGWTNLMLMIGQLPVFDVYVAMYTRVQGEFAKLFMAYSCMLIGFTISFCVIFPSSSSFANPFMGFITVLVMMIGEQDLSLLINDPEGKDPPFLLEVSAQITFVLFLLFVTIILMNLLVGIAVHDIQGLKKTAGLSKLVRQTKLISYIESALFNGYLPTWLRNLLHYTALVSPQAYRVVLCVKPLNPSEKRLPREILMKAYEVGKMRKHFGHTVSSKNSAENYLSYKNKYNNNNGAATGYLLPDADPDAGQFSTLTTKIDDNADRIEVLTQEIQELKQALISQQQQASKVIDKLLIVISNQQKQNLRK, translated from the exons TTTTAAATCGATTCCACCCAACTTGATGGTGCGATGGCGGAACAACACTGACGCCATGATCGAAGCCCAGTATCCGACCGCTGGAGAATTCGAATACATGGAGTGTGGACCGTCGCCGCCGGCGGAGAGTGCGCCGAGCATGTACGATAGCTTCGAGGAACCGACCAGCGAACTAAGCGTCCAGATATGCAACGATACGCTGCGGATCAGCCTGATCGACCAGATGAAGAGTGGCGCTGGACGCATCAAGCTCTTCGAGGACATCGAGCAGAGTAATGTGGTGGCCGAGGGCATTCGGAAGCACTTTGAGTCGGCCTCGAAGCTGGAGAAGAATCTCAGCTACCTGTGGGCCGCCTACCTCAAGCGCTGGGATCTGATCGAGAGTCTGCTGGAGGCAGGAGCTGACCTCCACTTCTGCGATCAGAATGGTATCTCAGCCTTACATCTGAGTGCCTTCAGCGGCTGCTTGGCCACCTTGGGTCTCCTGGTGGCCAAGGGCTTGAATGTCAATCTCCAGTCCAAGTGCTACACGCCGCTGCATTGTGCAGCCTTTGGGAATGCAGCGGAGGCGGCTAAGCTACTGATCAACAATGGAGCAGACATATCCAAGGATACAAACAAACCAAATTGCGAGGAGAGTCTGCTGCACTGCGCCGTGCGATCCAACGCACTGGAGTGCCTGCAGATCTTCATTGGCGAAGGCGCCGATGTCAACTCGCTCAAACCAAATGGCACCAATGCCATTCACCTGGCTGCTGATCTGGGCAATCTCCAATGCCTGGAGGCCTTGTTAAATGCTCCCAATGCAGATGCCAATGTGCGTATCTGCATCCGTGAAAAAGAGTCCACAGCTTTGCATCTGGCGGCAGATGAGGGCAACGTGGAGTGTGTGGACCTACTCCTAGCCAAAGGTGCGGATGCCAAGCTAAAGAACCATCGAGGCTTTACTCCCCTTCACTTGGCAGCTAGGACCTCTAGTTTGGATTGCGTGGAGTCTCTTTTAAAGAACGGCAACGCCGACGCCAACGCCGAGGACTTCGATCATCGCACTCCTCTCCACGCGGCGGTGGGAAAATCCGAGAATGCCTACGACATCATGGAGACTCTTATCCAGTGGGGTGCCAATGTCAACCACAAGGACATCTATGGGTTTACGGCCCTCCACCTGGCGGCATTGGATGGACTGGTGCAGTGCGTCGAGATGCTGATATTCCACGGGGCGGATGTGACCACCAAATCGAAGAAGGGCACTTCTGCGCTGAACGTGATCACCAGGAAGACTCCGGCGTCAGTGGCCATGATCAGACAAAAGTTGGACGCAGCCATCACGTTGCATCACTCGCAG GACCCCGTAAACCGTGAGGTGGAGCTCGAGCTGGACTTCCGTCAACTGCTGCAGCACTGTCATCCTCGCGAGATCAGCTACCTGAACACGTTTGTCGACGAGGGTCAGAAGGAGATCCTGGAGCACCCGCTCTGCTCCTCGTTCTTGTACATCAAGTGGGGCAAGATCAGAAAGTACTACATCGGCAGGCTTATATTCTGCTTTAGCTTCGTGCTCTTTCTCACGCTCTACGTGCTGACAGCCTTGGCCCACAACTGCTACAATGGCAGCAAGAACGACAATACGACTATCCCGGCGCAGGAGCTGTGCCAGAAGCAATCCATCCTGGGAGACATGCTCAGGAACAACCCGTTCGTGATGGAAATGCAATGGTGGGTTCTGGTTGCAATCACTATAGTGGAGATATTTAGGAAGCTGTATGGCATTACGGGCTACTCCTCATTTCGGCACTATGTGACGCAAGTGGAAAACATTATGGAGTGGTTCGTGATCACCAGCGTGTTTGTTATATCCTATATATACACCAACAAGACGTACACGTTTCAAAATCACATCGGTGCCTTTGCGGTGCTGCTCGGCTGGACGAATCTGATGTTGATGATAGGTCAGCTGCCGGTCTTCGATGTCTATGTGGCCATGTATACGAGAGTCCAGGGCGAATTCGCCAAGCTATTTATGGCCTACTCCTGCATGCTGATTGGGTTCACCATCAGTTTCTGCGTTATCTttccgtcgtcgtcgtcatttGCCAATCCGTTCATGGGTTTCATAACAGTGCTGGTAATGATGATTGGGGAACAGGACTTGTCGCTGCTAATTAACGATCCCGAAGGCAAAGATCCGCCTTTCCTACTAGAAGTCAGTGCTCAAATAACCTTCGTCCTCTTTCTACTTTTTGTGACGATCATTCTGATGAACCTGCTGGTGGGCATTGCGGTGCATGACATCCAGGGACTAAAAAAGACAGCGGGATTATCCAAACTAGTGCGGCAGACCAAGCTGATCAGCTACATAGAGTCGGCGTTATTTAATGGCTACCTTCCCACCTGGCTGAGGAACCTGCTCCACTATACAGCTTTGGTGTCCCCCCAAGCTTACAGAGTGGTTCTGTGTGTCAAGCCGCTAAATCCTAGCGAAAAGCGGTTGCCCAGGGAAATCCTTATGAAGGCTTATGAAGTGGGAAAGATGCGCAAGCATTTCGGCCATACGGTGTCCTCCAAAAACTCAGCCGAAAACTATTTGTCGTACAAGAACAAgtataacaacaacaacggtgCAGCGACGGGATATCTTCTACCGGATGCGGACCCGGATGCTGGGCAGTTCAGCACATTGACCACCAAGATTGATGATAACGCTGATCGAATTGAGGTCCTCACCCAGGAGATCCAGGAGCTGAAGCAGGCGCTCATctcgcagcaacagcaggcgaGCAAAGTGATCGACAAGCTGCTGATTGTGATCTCCAATCAGCAGAAGCAGAATCTGCGAAAGTAG
- the LOC128252929 gene encoding transcription initiation factor TFIID subunit 7: MFEKKSDKVKQAEHKPRDDGVELESQFIMRVPKELADSVHEAINAGTVKDRLTIQLDQDLRYGEVRLDDQLLYTKLLDLPTVVESYKTIDNKSFYKSADICQILICKEEPEDETEKESPNKNKKKDPNKVDKKYLFPHGITPPCKNVRKRRFRKTLKKKNVEAPEIEKEVKHLLRIDNEAVRVDYEIINEEDKPMDDLDQSEIKPYNDADDDLQDETTMHASDKTIMEMSSQQDINVESDDDEASNFPSHRAPNMGVAAHDIFGEEVSTTDDEDEPNRGNNNIQQRELEESSRLSADDSRMSDFFGASGSNAGAGGMKMEQNEFSKSMFNHEASSPKLSAAGSSSNLAAPSGFYDTQMLSKREEFENMEFIDEPQPQFTQQQVHQKISQLTRQISELKAQQVQKSTEIASIQNATLKQRMQETLDNLYTQVIERELELKDFENMLES, encoded by the exons ATGTTTGAAAAGAAGAGCGATAAGGTCAAGCAGGCTGAGCACAAGCCGCGGGACGATGGCGTAGAACTGGAGAGCCAGTTTATAATGCGCGTGCCGAAG GAATTGGCCGACAGTGTCCATGAAGCAATAAACGCGGGCACCGTGAAGGACCGCCTGACCATCCAACTGGACCAGGACCTGAGGTACGGCGAAGTGCGACTAGACGACCAATTGCTGTACACAAAACTTCTGGACTTGCCCACTGTCGTGGAAAGCTACAAGACCATCGACAACAAGAGCTTCTACAAGTCGGCGGACATCTGCCAAATACTCATTTGCAAGGAGGAGCCGGAGGACGAGACGGAGAAGGAGTCgcccaacaaaaacaagaagaaggATCCCAATAAGGTGGATAAGAAGTACCTGTTTCCGCACGGCATCACTCCGCCCTGCAAGAATGTGAGGAAACGTCGGTTCCGTAAGActctaaagaaaaaaaatgtcgaAGCTCCTGAAATCGAAAAGGAAGTAAAGCATCTGCTCCGCATTGACAACGAAGCTGTCAGGGTTGACTATGAAATCATCAACGAGGAGGATAAGCCAATGGATGACCTGGATCAATCGGAAATAAAGCCCTATAACGATGCGGATGATGATCTGCAGGACGAAACCACTATGCATGCCAGCGATAAGACGATCATGGAAATGAGCTCCCAGCAGGACATCAATGTGGAGTCTGACGATGACGAAGCCAGCAACTTTCCCTCACATCGGGCGCCCAACATGGGAGTTGCTGCCCACGACATCTTCGGCGAGGAAGTGTCTACAACGGATGACGAGGACGAACCAAATcggggcaacaacaacattcaGCAGCGGGAGCTGGAAGAGTCTTCACGCCTCTCGGCGGATGATTCACGCATGTCTGACTTCTTTGGCGCTAGTGGCAGTAATGCCGGAGCCGGCGGCATGAAAATGGAACAAAATGAGTTCAGCAAATCAATGTTTAATCATGAGGCAAGCAGTCCCAAGCTAAGCGCCGCCGGCTCCAGCTCCAACCTGGCTGCTCCTAGTGGCTTTTACGACACCCAGATGTTGTCCAAGCGAGAGGAGTTCGAGAATATGGAGTTCATAGACGAGCCGCAGCCGCAGTTTACGCAGCAACAGGTGCACCAGAAGATCAGTCAACTAACGCGGCAGATCAGCGAGCTGAAGGCGCAGCAGGTACAGAAATCCACGGAAATCGCGTCCATCCAGAATGCCACGCTGAAGCAACGTATGCAGGAAACATTGGATAATCTCTACACTCAGGTCATTGAAAGAGAACTGGAGCTAAAGGACTTTGAGAACATGTTAGAGTCCTAA